One part of the Acidobacteriota bacterium genome encodes these proteins:
- a CDS encoding ribonuclease HII — protein MRLLKRLKCTTRYEKRAWDTGCTLVAGVDEVGRGSLFGPVVAAAVILDRSDRIKGLRDSKLLPAPRREVLAERIRERAIAWAIAAVDSARIDQINIYQASRLAMVEALAQLDPAPDHLLIDAMRLDWPSAEAPCSQTKLIHGDALSASIAAASIIAKVERDRMVTAWDPVFPIYRLASNKGYFTKHHAETLRAHGPSPLHRQSFAPVWMAAHPQEVLEFMLEEKGVADIAALEEEEVALAEAADV, from the coding sequence TTGCGCCTGCTGAAGCGCCTGAAGTGCACCACGCGCTACGAGAAGCGGGCTTGGGACACCGGCTGCACGCTCGTCGCCGGAGTGGACGAAGTCGGCCGCGGATCGCTCTTCGGTCCCGTCGTCGCCGCCGCCGTGATCCTCGATCGCAGCGACCGCATCAAAGGACTGCGCGATTCCAAGCTCTTGCCCGCGCCGCGCCGCGAGGTGCTGGCCGAGCGCATCCGCGAGCGCGCCATCGCCTGGGCCATTGCCGCGGTGGATTCCGCCCGCATCGACCAGATCAACATCTACCAGGCTTCCCGCCTCGCCATGGTCGAAGCGCTCGCGCAACTCGACCCTGCGCCCGACCATCTGCTCATCGACGCCATGCGGCTCGACTGGCCTTCGGCGGAAGCGCCCTGCTCGCAGACCAAGCTCATCCACGGCGACGCGCTCTCCGCTTCCATCGCCGCCGCATCCATCATCGCCAAGGTCGAGCGCGACCGCATGGTTACCGCCTGGGACCCCGTCTTCCCCATCTACCGTCTCGCTTCCAACAAGGGATACTTCACCAAGCACCACGCCGAAACGCTGCGCGCGCACGGCCCTTCGCCGCTGCATCGGCAGTCGTTCGCCCCGGTCTGGATGGCCGCCCATCCGCAGGAGGTCCTCGAGTTCATGTTGGAAGAGAAGGGAGTGGCGGATATCGCTGCGCTGGAAGAGGAAGAAGTAGCCCTGGCCGAAGCGGCGGACGTCTAG
- a CDS encoding PIG-L family deacetylase — protein MLRLLCVTAHPDDEAGGFGGTLALYSERKVETFVLCLTPGQAARNRGGAKSDAELSAMRREEFARSCKILMISRGEVLDYADAALDREDFQAVTGALVRRIREFRPHVVLTIGTEGAVTAHPDHSMAALFATAAYHWAGRTNRFADQLEVERKDGGLKPHCAQKLYYSSALAAIPELPQPVSLAPVTTVIDIGPHLETKIRAFAAHTSQNPLLPRFEGTIRKRGNFENFHLAATTTPRMADAAVESDLFAGVVED, from the coding sequence ATGCTGAGATTGCTTTGCGTTACTGCTCATCCCGACGACGAAGCCGGTGGCTTCGGCGGCACGCTTGCTCTGTACAGTGAACGCAAGGTGGAGACTTTCGTCCTCTGCCTGACCCCGGGGCAGGCCGCCCGCAACCGCGGCGGCGCAAAGTCAGACGCTGAACTCTCCGCCATGCGGCGTGAGGAGTTCGCTCGCTCCTGCAAGATCCTGATGATCAGCCGCGGCGAGGTGCTCGACTACGCCGACGCCGCGCTCGATCGCGAGGACTTCCAGGCCGTCACCGGCGCGCTGGTGCGGCGCATCCGCGAGTTCCGTCCGCACGTGGTGCTGACCATCGGCACCGAAGGCGCCGTCACCGCGCACCCCGACCACTCGATGGCCGCGCTCTTCGCCACCGCCGCGTATCACTGGGCGGGACGGACCAATCGCTTCGCTGACCAACTCGAGGTTGAACGAAAAGACGGCGGGCTCAAGCCGCATTGCGCGCAGAAGCTTTATTACTCGAGCGCGCTGGCCGCCATCCCGGAACTGCCGCAGCCGGTCTCGCTCGCGCCCGTCACCACCGTGATCGACATCGGTCCGCATCTCGAGACGAAGATCCGCGCCTTCGCCGCGCATACCTCGCAGAACCCGTTGCTGCCGCGATTCGAAGGGACTATCCGGAAACGTGGAAACTTCGAGAACTTCCACCTCGCAGCGACGACCACGCCGCGGATGGCCGATGCCGCTGTCGAGAGCGATTTGTTCGCTGGAGTGGTGGAGGACTAG
- the rplS gene encoding 50S ribosomal protein L19 gives MDKVLAKLQRTDIPALSPGDNVRVHVKIKEGDKERLQAFEGTVIAINNGPQGSFTVRKVSFGHGVERIFPRNSKVLDKVEVLRSGKVRRAKLFYLRNLKGKAARLREAE, from the coding sequence ATGGATAAAGTCCTCGCCAAGTTGCAGCGCACCGACATTCCCGCACTCAGTCCCGGCGACAACGTGCGCGTGCACGTGAAGATCAAGGAAGGCGATAAAGAACGTCTCCAGGCCTTCGAGGGCACGGTCATCGCCATCAACAACGGGCCGCAGGGCAGCTTCACCGTCCGCAAGGTCAGCTTCGGGCACGGCGTGGAGCGCATCTTCCCGCGCAACTCCAAAGTGCTCGACAAGGTTGAAGTGCTGCGCTCCGGCAAGGTCCGCCGCGCGAAGCTCTTCTACCTGCGCAACCTCAAGGGCAAGGCCGCTCGCCTCCGCGAAGCGGAGTAG
- a CDS encoding DNA polymerase III subunit delta' encodes MGFATFHGNAETVTRLREMIERGRLPHAVILAGPRGAGKYTLAQMAAKAMNCLERPDNAGLADFCGRCSNCVRIAQADDLDARFTEAVEAREGLKDADKKDTRVFVQTHPDVLVIPPDPPQMMIKVGQVRHVIENIYFKPQEGRERVFIFTSTAFIREAENSLLKVLEEPPDFATIFLLAENPGELLPTIRSRCVTLTLGALPVAEIEAFLSQHPETQHSGAQRTDFSAQQRALVARLAQGAIGRARNFDLAGYIASRTDALALLRSAIGGDDHSALFRVTETYRAGAEGKGKTDQLLRALYLLLEDLMFAKSGTTELIRNTDIAADLARMAQPVSFDWIAGAAHGLTEVERGMRRNLLRSLSLDAFAVSLER; translated from the coding sequence ATGGGCTTCGCCACCTTTCACGGCAACGCAGAGACCGTCACCCGCCTGCGCGAGATGATCGAGCGCGGCCGCCTGCCGCACGCCGTCATCCTTGCCGGGCCGCGTGGCGCCGGCAAATACACGCTCGCGCAGATGGCCGCCAAGGCGATGAATTGCCTGGAGCGCCCGGACAACGCCGGCCTCGCCGATTTCTGCGGACGCTGCTCTAACTGCGTCCGCATCGCACAGGCCGATGATCTCGACGCCCGCTTCACCGAGGCGGTCGAAGCGCGCGAAGGCCTGAAAGACGCGGACAAGAAAGACACGCGCGTCTTCGTTCAGACTCATCCCGATGTCCTGGTGATCCCTCCCGACCCGCCGCAGATGATGATCAAGGTCGGCCAGGTGCGCCACGTCATCGAGAACATCTATTTCAAGCCGCAGGAAGGCCGCGAGCGCGTCTTCATCTTCACCTCGACCGCGTTCATCCGCGAGGCGGAGAACTCGCTGCTCAAAGTGCTGGAAGAGCCGCCCGATTTCGCGACCATCTTTTTGCTGGCAGAGAATCCTGGCGAGTTGCTGCCCACCATCCGCTCGCGCTGCGTCACACTCACCCTGGGCGCGCTGCCGGTCGCGGAGATCGAGGCGTTTCTTTCTCAGCACCCCGAGACTCAGCACTCCGGAGCCCAGCGCACCGATTTCTCCGCGCAGCAGCGCGCGCTGGTCGCGCGCCTCGCGCAAGGCGCCATCGGGCGCGCCCGCAACTTCGACCTTGCCGGCTACATCGCCTCGCGCACCGACGCGCTCGCGCTCCTGCGCTCCGCCATCGGTGGTGACGACCATAGCGCGCTCTTCCGCGTGACCGAGACCTATCGCGCCGGCGCCGAAGGCAAAGGCAAGACCGACCAGCTGCTGCGTGCGCTCTATCTCCTGCTTGAGGACTTGATGTTCGCGAAGTCAGGGACGACCGAGCTCATCCGTAATACCGACATCGCCGCCGACCTGGCGCGCATGGCGCAGCCGGTCAGCTTCGACTGGATCGCCGGCGCCGCCCACGGACTCACCGAAGTCGAGCGCGGCATGCGCCGCAACCTGCTGCGCTCGCTCTCGCTGGACGCCTTCGCCGTCTCGCTCGAGCGCTAA
- the tmk gene encoding dTMP kinase, with translation MTSHRGKFITIEGLDGCGKSTQLERLATALRRQGLDVVTTREPGGTAIGEKIRAVLLDSRTAALDPGAELALMFAARAQHIAEVIRPALDRGKFVLCDRFTDSSEAYQGGGRELGSEPVLTLHRTLCGGLQPDLTILMDSDVAASVERARRRNQQCDGHGQPTGVQSDENRFESESRAFFERVRAKYLEIAEREPQRVAVVNARRQPDPVSEEILGIVRERVLGHVGKTATGVQK, from the coding sequence GTGACTTCTCATCGCGGCAAGTTCATCACCATCGAAGGGCTCGACGGCTGCGGCAAATCCACCCAGCTCGAACGCCTCGCTACCGCGCTGCGCCGGCAAGGGCTCGATGTGGTCACCACGCGCGAGCCTGGCGGCACCGCCATCGGAGAGAAGATCCGCGCCGTGCTGCTCGACTCACGCACCGCCGCGCTCGATCCCGGGGCGGAGCTGGCGCTCATGTTCGCCGCGCGCGCGCAACATATCGCCGAGGTCATCCGCCCCGCGCTCGACCGCGGCAAGTTCGTGCTCTGCGACCGCTTCACCGATTCTTCCGAGGCCTACCAAGGTGGCGGACGCGAGCTCGGATCGGAGCCGGTGCTCACACTCCATCGGACGCTCTGCGGCGGATTGCAGCCCGACCTCACCATCCTGATGGATTCCGACGTCGCCGCCAGCGTGGAGCGCGCGCGCCGCCGCAACCAGCAATGCGACGGTCACGGTCAACCAACCGGTGTACAGAGTGATGAGAATCGCTTCGAATCGGAGAGCCGCGCCTTCTTCGAGCGCGTCCGCGCCAAGTACCTGGAGATCGCGGAGCGCGAGCCGCAACGCGTAGCGGTGGTCAACGCGCGTCGCCAGCCCGATCCGGTGAGCGAAGAGATCCTCGGCATCGTCCGCGAGCGCGTGCTGGGGCATGTGGGGAAGACGGCGACGGGAGTGCAAAAGTAA